From Hymenobacter sedentarius, a single genomic window includes:
- a CDS encoding SDR family oxidoreductase: MKLTLKKLHNQVMVITGASSGIGLVTARMAAKEGARLVLAARTEEALRQLTSEINNAGGEAIYVVADVSQPADVHRIAQAAIQRFGGFDTWVNDAGVSMYGKVEEMPIEDMRKLFDTNVWGLIYGSLEAVKHLKLRGGTLINIGSVLSEATAILQTVYSASKHAVKGFTDGLRMELEMEGAPVAVSLIKPAAIDTPYTLHAKNFMDREPQHAPPAYAPEIVADAILHCAETGQAEVTVGGGGKAITTMAHYAPRLTDKFMEKVFSRQSKSARRARPRSDNGLDQAAAQLEERGNYPGHTRETSIYTAATTHPLVAAAVLAGAGVGLAAVMGRLGTGKSGNGNGRKENASNDNANRQQASTGQPS; encoded by the coding sequence ATGAAACTTACCCTCAAAAAACTGCACAACCAGGTCATGGTCATCACCGGTGCTTCCTCGGGCATTGGCTTGGTTACGGCCCGCATGGCGGCCAAAGAAGGCGCCCGGCTGGTGCTGGCGGCCCGCACCGAAGAAGCATTGCGCCAGCTCACTTCCGAAATAAACAACGCCGGCGGCGAGGCCATCTACGTGGTGGCCGACGTGAGCCAGCCGGCCGATGTGCACCGCATTGCCCAAGCCGCCATCCAGCGCTTTGGCGGCTTCGATACCTGGGTGAACGACGCCGGGGTGTCGATGTACGGCAAAGTGGAGGAAATGCCCATTGAGGACATGCGCAAGCTGTTTGATACCAACGTGTGGGGCCTGATCTACGGCTCCCTCGAAGCCGTGAAGCACCTCAAGCTGCGGGGCGGTACCCTCATTAATATTGGCAGCGTGCTGTCGGAAGCCACGGCCATCCTCCAAACCGTCTACAGTGCCAGCAAGCACGCCGTGAAAGGCTTCACCGATGGCCTGCGCATGGAGCTGGAAATGGAGGGCGCCCCGGTGGCAGTGTCGCTCATCAAGCCCGCCGCCATCGACACGCCCTACACGCTCCACGCCAAGAACTTCATGGACCGCGAGCCCCAGCACGCCCCGCCGGCCTACGCGCCCGAAATCGTGGCCGATGCCATCCTGCACTGCGCCGAAACCGGCCAGGCCGAGGTGACCGTGGGCGGTGGGGGCAAGGCCATTACCACCATGGCGCACTATGCCCCGCGCCTCACCGACAAGTTCATGGAGAAGGTGTTTTCGCGGCAGTCTAAATCGGCCCGCCGGGCCCGGCCGCGGAGCGACAATGGCCTCGACCAAGCCGCCGCTCAGTTGGAAGAACGCGGCAATTACCCCGGCCACACCCGCGAAACCAGCATCTACACCGCCGCCACCACGCATCCCTTGGTTGCAGCGGCCGTGCTGGCCGGAGCCGGCGTGGGGCTGGCCGCCGTTATGGGCCGCTTAGGTACTGGCAAATCTGGCAACGGAAATGGCCGGAAGGAAAATGCCAGTAACGACAACGCCAACCGGCAACAAGCCAGCACCGGGCAGCCCAGCTAG
- a CDS encoding 16S rRNA (uracil(1498)-N(3))-methyltransferase, producing MPFFATMYTFYAPDLSGPTYTLPEDESKHAVRVLRLGPGDAVELLDGRGGRYAAAVADANPKRCQLRITQHETVPPRSYFTHVAVAPTKNLDRMEWFVEKAVEVGVERITFLRCARSERRELKLERLEKIAISALKQSGQAWLPQLDELTDYAEFVNAIDPTTTFIAHLADDERTALSSVAAAGAGCCVLIGPEGDFTPAEIALARSRGIRPVTLGASRLRTETAALAAVFTTHLSRE from the coding sequence ATGCCGTTCTTTGCAACCATGTACACGTTCTACGCGCCCGACCTCAGCGGCCCCACATATACCCTGCCCGAAGACGAAAGCAAACACGCGGTGCGGGTGCTGCGCCTCGGCCCCGGCGATGCCGTGGAACTGCTCGACGGCCGGGGCGGCCGCTACGCCGCCGCCGTAGCCGATGCCAACCCCAAGCGCTGCCAGCTGCGCATCACCCAGCACGAAACGGTACCGCCCCGCTCCTACTTCACCCACGTGGCCGTGGCCCCCACCAAAAACCTCGACCGCATGGAGTGGTTCGTGGAGAAAGCCGTGGAAGTGGGCGTGGAGCGCATCACGTTCCTGCGCTGCGCGCGCTCCGAGCGCCGCGAGCTGAAGCTGGAGCGACTCGAGAAAATTGCCATCAGCGCCCTCAAGCAGTCAGGCCAGGCATGGCTGCCGCAGCTTGATGAGCTCACGGATTACGCCGAGTTTGTGAACGCCATTGACCCCACTACCACCTTCATTGCCCACCTGGCCGATGATGAGCGGACGGCCCTCTCCAGCGTAGCCGCCGCGGGCGCGGGCTGCTGCGTGCTCATTGGCCCGGAGGGCGATTTTACCCCGGCTGAAATTGCCCTGGCGCGCAGCCGGGGCATCCGGCCAGTTACGCTCGGGGCATCGCGGCTGCGCACCGAAACGGCCGCGCTGGCCGCCGTTTTCACGACCCACCTCTCCCGGGAATAA
- a CDS encoding sensor histidine kinase produces the protein MPQSFAMENAIPSPGSRLLLPVVRLWQRLINIGVEPALTVWQRKRVHLLNGISLVTIAIYAGYVLVFMNSPDWLTFRICLSGVFLNLPPLFFNYHRRYDAAAYYCILSVTILCSLIAIARKYDGVEYYLISNSIVPMLFFRNFWKLILLFSLNVAAFFAVRHAIPLVQPLLYVPNSAHFYDVNVLLVFMSLFVVVYFFRSENFRQEYLLTVKNESLAESLQHLKDTQTQLIQQEKLASLGALTAGIAHEIQNPLNFVDNFSEVGLELVEELREGLNHEALSEKGKQALTHVLDDLAQTQRKVNEHSDRAGSIVRSMLQHSRASSGERKPTDLNALADEYLRLSYHGLRAKYKDFNAALSTDFNLRLGPVPVVVEDMGRVLLNLFNNAFYAVRKKAEQLPAGTYNPAVSVSTQRTAQGVIIRVRDNGTGIPPDILDKIFHPFFTTKPPGEGTGLGLSLSYDIVTKGHSGSLTAKSVLGEFSEFTVFLPTAAH, from the coding sequence ATGCCTCAATCGTTTGCCATGGAAAATGCGATTCCGAGCCCGGGGAGTAGGCTGTTGCTGCCGGTGGTGAGGCTCTGGCAGCGTCTCATCAACATCGGAGTTGAGCCGGCGCTCACGGTTTGGCAGCGCAAGCGGGTGCATCTGCTCAATGGCATCAGCCTGGTTACCATTGCCATTTATGCGGGCTACGTCCTGGTTTTTATGAATTCCCCGGATTGGCTCACCTTCCGGATTTGCCTGAGCGGGGTGTTTCTCAACCTGCCGCCACTGTTCTTTAACTACCACCGGCGCTACGATGCGGCCGCTTATTACTGCATTCTGAGCGTGACCATCTTATGCTCGCTGATTGCCATTGCCCGCAAGTACGACGGGGTGGAGTACTACCTGATTTCGAACAGCATCGTGCCCATGCTGTTCTTCCGCAATTTCTGGAAGCTCATCCTGCTTTTTTCGTTGAATGTGGCCGCCTTTTTTGCGGTGCGGCACGCCATTCCGCTGGTGCAGCCCTTGCTCTACGTGCCCAACAGCGCCCACTTTTATGATGTGAACGTGCTGCTGGTTTTCATGTCGCTGTTTGTGGTGGTTTACTTTTTCCGGTCCGAGAATTTCCGTCAGGAGTATTTGCTGACCGTGAAAAACGAGTCGCTGGCCGAATCCCTGCAGCACTTGAAAGACACCCAGACCCAGCTCATCCAGCAGGAAAAGCTGGCCTCGCTGGGAGCTCTCACGGCTGGTATTGCCCACGAAATTCAAAACCCGCTCAACTTCGTCGACAACTTCTCGGAAGTGGGGCTGGAACTGGTGGAAGAGCTGCGCGAGGGGCTGAACCACGAGGCGCTTTCGGAGAAGGGAAAGCAGGCGCTCACTCACGTGCTGGATGATTTGGCCCAAACCCAGCGCAAGGTGAACGAACACTCCGATCGGGCGGGCAGCATCGTGCGCAGCATGCTGCAGCACTCGCGGGCCAGCAGCGGCGAACGAAAGCCCACCGACCTCAATGCACTGGCCGATGAGTACCTGCGCTTGTCTTACCACGGCCTGCGCGCCAAGTACAAAGACTTCAACGCCGCCCTTTCCACCGACTTCAACCTGCGCCTGGGCCCGGTGCCCGTGGTGGTAGAAGACATGGGCCGCGTGCTGCTCAACTTGTTCAATAATGCCTTTTATGCCGTGCGCAAGAAAGCGGAGCAGCTTCCCGCCGGCACCTACAACCCCGCGGTGTCGGTGAGTACCCAGCGCACGGCCCAGGGCGTGATAATCCGGGTGCGGGACAATGGCACCGGCATTCCGCCCGATATTCTGGACAAGATTTTCCACCCGTTCTTCACCACCAAGCCCCCCGGCGAAGGCACGGGCCTGGGCTTGTCGCTGAGCTACGACATCGTCACCAAGGGCCACAGCGGCAGCCTCACCGCGAAGTCGGTGCTGGGAGAGTTTAGCGAGTTTACCGTGTTCCTGCCCACCGCAGCCCACTAG
- a CDS encoding sensor histidine kinase → MPQKALLFLLLVCAGQLAVAQPAQQPAVTLQQMPDGGIELEKGWTFHAGDNPDWARPDLDDSQWQPLNTTVGLEQLPPQVKQAGIGWLRLRFRLGPALQHRALALSIFQYAASEVYLNGRLLRRYGTVSANPAQVQPYWPDGEPIELAASSAGAEQVLAVRFAQWAPFRAFNSFFVPMLVEAHLTGLPQLVQNFEQEATFKTSDMLLFGAFLLLSMLHFAYYYYNSTQNANIYFALYTLLTACSFCFTGFLDEIHRLNLRIVADILSYVCIQTGGMLAVRALYCLFNVRISLIYYSLWVANVVSLLLLTFGPQLSWYPTVIFMVLVTAEQLRLTLGALRRTKRAAGIIAAGYGVALSLLLVFAYMARYHAKLLHVEFLSIPLHTLLTFPAFLSPVLAISLFLTRRFALNGRLLAIKLDQVRRLSSQTLAQQHEKQQLLAQQNETLERLVQQRTAALQQTLDNLQNTQHQLIEREKMASLGELTAGIAHEIQNPLNFVNNFADVAVELLTELKEGPLLTLPEAEKKTADDLVDELTQDLDKITYHGHRADSIVKGMLEHSRANPGQRQPTDLNRLADEYMRLSYHGLRAKDKSFNATLTTDFDNNLKPVEVVAQDMGRVLLNLFNNAFYAVQQRQKLGQDGYRPEVCVKTQQLPHGQVAIRVKDNGTGMTDAVRQRIFQPFFTTKPTGEGTGLGLSLSYDIVTKGHNGTIMVDSKPGEYTEFTICLPVNGENVQALTYAV, encoded by the coding sequence TTGCCGCAAAAAGCTTTGTTATTCCTGCTGCTGGTTTGTGCTGGGCAGCTGGCGGTGGCGCAACCGGCCCAGCAGCCGGCCGTAACCCTGCAGCAAATGCCGGACGGCGGAATTGAGCTGGAAAAAGGCTGGACCTTCCACGCCGGCGACAACCCCGACTGGGCCCGGCCCGACCTTGACGACAGCCAGTGGCAGCCCCTAAACACAACCGTGGGCCTGGAGCAGCTTCCGCCCCAGGTGAAGCAAGCCGGCATTGGCTGGCTCCGGCTGCGGTTTCGGCTGGGCCCCGCGCTGCAGCACCGGGCCTTGGCACTGAGCATTTTCCAGTACGCGGCATCGGAAGTGTACCTCAACGGCCGGCTGCTGCGCCGTTACGGCACCGTGAGTGCTAACCCCGCCCAGGTACAGCCCTATTGGCCCGATGGCGAGCCCATTGAGCTGGCCGCCAGCAGCGCCGGGGCCGAACAGGTACTGGCGGTGCGCTTTGCGCAGTGGGCGCCCTTCCGGGCATTTAATTCCTTTTTCGTGCCCATGCTGGTGGAGGCGCACCTGACCGGGCTGCCGCAGCTGGTGCAGAATTTCGAGCAGGAAGCCACCTTCAAAACGTCGGACATGTTGCTTTTCGGCGCTTTCCTGTTGCTGAGCATGCTGCACTTTGCCTACTACTACTACAACTCGACCCAGAACGCCAACATTTACTTTGCCCTGTACACCCTGCTCACGGCCTGCAGCTTTTGCTTCACCGGGTTTCTGGACGAAATCCATCGGCTCAACCTGCGGATTGTGGCTGATATCCTCTCCTACGTGTGCATCCAGACGGGCGGGATGCTGGCCGTGCGCGCCCTCTACTGCCTGTTTAATGTGCGCATCAGCCTCATCTATTATTCTTTGTGGGTGGCCAACGTGGTGAGCCTACTGCTGCTCACGTTTGGCCCGCAACTGAGCTGGTACCCCACGGTGATATTCATGGTGCTGGTCACGGCCGAGCAGCTGCGCCTCACGCTGGGGGCCCTGCGCCGCACCAAGCGCGCGGCGGGCATCATTGCGGCCGGGTATGGCGTGGCGCTGAGCCTGTTGCTGGTATTTGCCTACATGGCCCGATACCACGCCAAGCTGCTGCACGTGGAGTTCCTGTCCATTCCGCTACACACACTGCTCACGTTCCCGGCCTTTCTGAGTCCGGTACTGGCCATTTCGCTTTTCCTCACCCGCCGCTTTGCCCTCAACGGGCGGCTGCTGGCCATCAAGCTCGACCAGGTGCGCCGGCTCTCGAGCCAAACCCTGGCCCAACAGCACGAAAAGCAACAGCTCCTGGCCCAACAAAATGAAACCCTGGAGCGGCTAGTGCAGCAGCGCACCGCCGCCCTGCAGCAAACGCTCGACAACCTACAAAACACCCAACACCAGCTTATTGAGCGCGAGAAAATGGCCAGCCTGGGCGAGCTCACCGCGGGCATTGCCCACGAAATTCAGAACCCGCTCAACTTCGTCAACAACTTCGCCGACGTGGCCGTGGAGCTACTCACGGAGCTCAAGGAAGGCCCCCTGCTCACCTTACCCGAAGCCGAGAAAAAAACCGCCGACGACCTGGTGGACGAGCTCACCCAGGACCTGGACAAGATTACCTATCACGGCCACCGGGCCGACAGCATTGTGAAAGGCATGCTGGAGCACAGCCGCGCCAACCCCGGCCAGCGCCAGCCCACCGACCTCAACCGCCTCGCCGACGAATACATGCGCCTCTCCTACCACGGCCTGCGTGCCAAAGACAAGTCCTTCAACGCCACCCTCACCACCGACTTCGACAACAACCTGAAACCTGTGGAAGTAGTGGCCCAGGACATGGGCCGGGTCTTGCTCAACTTGTTCAATAACGCCTTCTACGCCGTGCAGCAGCGCCAAAAGCTCGGGCAAGATGGCTACCGGCCCGAGGTCTGCGTGAAAACCCAGCAGCTACCGCACGGTCAGGTCGCCATCCGGGTGAAGGACAACGGCACAGGCATGACCGACGCCGTGCGGCAGCGCATCTTCCAGCCCTTCTTCACCACCAAGCCCACCGGCGAAGGCACGGGCCTGGGCCTCTCGTTAAGCTATGATATTGTGACCAAAGGCCACAACGGCACCATTATGGTGGATTCCAAGCCGGGGGAATACACCGAGTTTACGATTTGCCTGCCCGTAAACGGCGAAAATGTTCAGGCCTTAACCTATGCTGTATGA
- a CDS encoding response regulator yields the protein MKILVVDDELDVKLLFEQRFRREIRDGLLSFAFAFSGEEALNYLSQEQHYSEVVLILSDINMPGMSGLELLRNIKVEHPIPPPTVMIITAYGDSESYSKAMQLGASDFLVKPIDFTLLKQKLMPLSNS from the coding sequence ATGAAGATTCTGGTTGTCGACGACGAATTGGATGTCAAGCTGCTGTTTGAGCAGCGGTTCCGGCGCGAAATCCGCGACGGGTTGCTTTCGTTTGCCTTCGCTTTTTCGGGCGAAGAGGCGCTTAATTACCTCTCGCAGGAGCAGCATTACTCGGAAGTAGTGCTCATCCTATCCGACATTAACATGCCCGGCATGAGCGGCCTGGAACTGCTCCGCAACATCAAAGTGGAACACCCCATTCCGCCCCCCACCGTGATGATAATTACGGCTTACGGCGACTCCGAAAGCTACTCGAAAGCCATGCAGCTTGGTGCCAGCGACTTCCTGGTGAAGCCCATCGACTTCACGCTGCTCAAGCAAAAGCTCATGCCGCTCAGCAATTCCTAA
- a CDS encoding DUF4159 domain-containing protein produces MLKNLFLFAALLFSTSAGPATSSFKIAKLHYGGGGDWYANKTSLPNLIQFCNQTLKTNIAPEEATVELDAPELLTYPFVHMTGHGNVTFTAAEAKNLRRYLTGGGFLHIDDNYGLDKFIRPEMKKVFPELEFVELPYSHPIYHQKFAFPRGLPKVHEHDGKRAQGFGLIYKGRLVCFYSYECDLGNGWEDVGTYPEDSPAIHDAALRMGANLVAYALTQD; encoded by the coding sequence ATGCTCAAAAACCTGTTCCTTTTTGCTGCTTTGCTCTTCAGCACGTCGGCTGGCCCTGCTACCTCCAGCTTCAAAATTGCGAAGCTGCACTACGGCGGCGGCGGCGACTGGTATGCCAACAAAACCTCCCTGCCGAACCTGATTCAGTTCTGTAACCAGACCCTGAAAACCAACATCGCGCCCGAGGAAGCCACCGTGGAGCTGGATGCGCCCGAGCTGCTCACATACCCCTTCGTGCACATGACCGGGCACGGCAACGTCACCTTCACCGCCGCCGAGGCCAAGAACCTGCGCCGCTACCTCACCGGCGGCGGGTTCCTGCACATCGACGACAATTACGGGCTGGACAAATTTATCCGTCCCGAGATGAAAAAAGTGTTTCCTGAGCTGGAATTTGTGGAGCTGCCGTACTCCCACCCCATTTACCACCAGAAGTTTGCCTTCCCCCGCGGCCTACCCAAAGTGCACGAGCACGACGGCAAGCGGGCCCAGGGCTTCGGCTTGATTTACAAAGGCCGCCTGGTGTGCTTCTACAGCTACGAGTGCGACCTGGGCAACGGCTGGGAAGACGTGGGCACCTACCCCGAAGACTCCCCCGCCATTCACGATGCAGCCCTGCGCATGGGCGCCAACCTGGTGGCATATGCCCTCACCCAAGACTAA
- a CDS encoding 1-acyl-sn-glycerol-3-phosphate acyltransferase: MPARKSSTFWYYAAKFVFWVSGWKLGQIANPEIKKSMMIAAPHTSNWDLILARAAFYLMDVDVRFTVKKEWTEHWLLGGMVRAVGALPVDRSKNNSLVDSMIKLFDEHSELVILITPEGTRSYQPRWRKGYYFAALGAHVPIRLGYLDYGKKEAGIGEAVYPTGDYEADEEKIKAFYRTKTGRFPEKGVR; the protein is encoded by the coding sequence ATGCCCGCCCGCAAAAGCTCTACATTCTGGTATTACGCCGCCAAATTCGTGTTTTGGGTTTCGGGCTGGAAATTGGGCCAAATCGCCAACCCGGAAATCAAGAAAAGCATGATGATTGCGGCCCCGCACACCAGCAACTGGGACCTCATTCTGGCACGGGCGGCGTTTTACCTCATGGACGTGGATGTGCGCTTTACCGTGAAAAAGGAGTGGACCGAGCACTGGTTGCTGGGGGGGATGGTGCGGGCCGTGGGCGCCCTGCCCGTAGACCGCAGCAAGAATAATAGCCTCGTAGATAGCATGATAAAGCTGTTTGACGAGCACAGCGAGTTGGTCATCCTCATCACGCCGGAAGGAACCCGCAGCTACCAGCCGCGCTGGCGCAAGGGCTACTATTTCGCGGCGCTGGGCGCCCATGTTCCCATTCGGTTGGGCTACCTCGATTATGGGAAAAAAGAGGCCGGCATTGGCGAAGCCGTTTACCCAACGGGCGACTACGAGGCCGACGAAGAAAAAATCAAAGCGTTTTACCGGACCAAAACCGGCCGCTTTCCGGAGAAGGGCGTGCGGTAG